From the genome of Desulfovibrio sp. JY:
CGGCCACCGACGCCCCCTCCTCGGCCGGACACTCCTCGCAGGCCACCTCGAACCGCAGCGACTCCGGCCCCGGCATCACTTCGAGGCGGGCGACATCCAGACCGGCCAACGCCCCGGCCAGCACCTCCCCGGCCTCGGACTCGATCTCCCCCACCCGTTCGAAGGAATATTCCTCGGGATAGCGTATTTCGCCGAGCAGACGACAGGGCGCATCCTGCATACCGCCTCCGCATGTTGACTTTTTGGCGAAATACCACGCCCGAAAGCCCCTCGCAACGCGCAGCGGGCTTGTGTCGCGCCGCGCGGGGCTGTAGAGGGTGAGGAGCGCGACTATTGGAGGACAGAGGATACATGACAGCAAGAAGAAGAAAAGGACGTTCCCCAAAGGGACCGGGGGCCGGACTCGACACGGCCGCCATATTGCGGATCTTCCGCGAAAGCGGCAAGCCCCTGTCCGACAAGGAGGTGGCGCGCAGCCTCCAGGGCACAGCCTTCAAATTCCACGACCTGCGCCACATGCTCGAAAACCTGCGCGAGGCGGGCAAGCTCATCCGCGTCCAGAAAGGCTGGGGACTTCTGGAAAGCATGCGGCTTCTCACCGGGGTGCTTGAGATAAGCCGTTCTGGCGTGGGCTACGTGCTTCCCGACGACAAACGCCGCAAGGACATCTTTATCCATCCCAAGGATATCGGCGATGCCTGGCACGGCGACCGGGTGGCCGTCGCCGTCACCCGCGAACGCAAGGACAAGAACCACGAAGGCCGTGTGGCCAGGGTCATCGAGCGCGGCGTTTCGACGCTGCCCTGCCGGGTGATCAAGCGCATGGCGCCCGACCTGTTCCTGTGCCGTCCGACGGATGCCCGCCACTCCATGAGCTTCATGGTGGACTACATTCCCCCGACGCCGGAGGATCCGGTGCCCGGCCCCGAGGACATCATGAACGTGGGCGTGGGGGAAAAGCTCGAATACAAGCTCTATTCCGGCAAAGGGTTGGAGCTTCTCGGCGCCCAGGGCGACGTGGCCGTGCAGGAACGCCTGGTCAAGCTCAACCACGACATCCCCGGCCCCTTCCCGCCCAAGACGATCAACGAGGCCGAGGCGCTGCCCGAAGCCCCGGGCGAGGCCGATTTCGCCGGCCGCAAGGACCTGCGCGACCTGACCTTCGTCACCATCGACGGGGCCAAGGCGCGCGACTTCGACGACGCCATTTACGTGAAAAAACGCGGCCGGGCCTATACCCTCTGGGTGGCCATCGCCGACGTGTCCCACTACGTGCCCGAGGGCAGCGCCCTGGACGCCGAAGCCCTGGAACGCGGCAACTCCTACTATTTTCCCCAATCCGTGGAGCCCATGCTGCCCGAGCGGCTCTCCAACGGGCTTTGCAGCTTAAACCCCAACGTGCCGCGCCTGGCCATGGTGGCGGAGATCGATTTTTCGGCCAAGGGCCTGCCCGGCCGCACCGACATCTACCCGGCGGTCATCGAGTCCAAGGCGCGCCTGACCTACGCCCAGGTCAACCGGGCGCTGCTGCTCGGCGACGAAGCGGAACGCGAAAAGATCGCGGCCGTCCTGCCCATGCTGACCACGGCCGAGGTGCTGGCCCGGGCCATAAACGCCGTGCGCACGGAGCGGGGCAACCTGGACTTCGATCTGCCCGAACCGGAAATCCTGTTCAATTTCCAGGGCGAGACCCAGGACATCCGGCCCAAGGTGCGCCATTTCGGCCACCAGATCGTGGAGGAATTCATGATCGCGGCCAACGAGGCCGTGGCCCGGTTCCTGACCGAAAAAGACGCGCCGGTGCTCTACCGAGTCCACCCCGAGCCCGATCCGACCAAGCTCGAAGCCTTTTTCAAGCTTCTGGCCACGACCGACCTGGCTCCCCAGCTCCCCCCGACCCCCGGCCCCGGGGATCTGGCCACCATGCTGCGGGCCGCCTCGGGCACGGACCTCGACTTCCTGGTCAGCCGGATCGCGCTGCGCACCATGATGCAGGCCTCCTACTCGCCCAAGCTCGACGGGCATTTCGGCCTGGCCTCGACCTGCTACTGCCACTTCACCTCCCCCATACGCCGCTACGCCGACTTGGTGGTGCACCGCTCCATCAAAAACGTGCTGGCCGGCAAAGCCGTACCGGAGAAAAAGCTGGCCCGGCTGGCCAAGGTGGCCGAGCACATCAGCCGCCGGGAACGGGTGGCCATGGAGGCCGAGCGCGAAATATTAAAGCGCGTCACCGTGCTTTTCCTGGCCGACAAGGTCGGCCGGCGCTTTACCGGCGTGGTCAGCTCCATTGCGGATTTCGGCTTCTGGGTGGAACTCAAGGAGGTCATGGCCGAGGGCATGGTGCGGCTGTCGTCGCTTTCCGACGACTACTACACCTATTTCCCGGAACGCCATGAACTTATCGGCGAGCGCACCGGCCGCCGGTTCCGGCTGGGCCAGCCGGTGGAAGTGGAACTGACGGGCGTGGACATGGGACGGCTGTCCGTGGACCTCGGCCTGGTCGAGGGCGGCGAAGCGCCGCTGGCCCTGCCCACGGCCAAACGCAAAAGTTCGAGGCGTCGCCGCAAATGAACCGCTTTCGCCGCCGGGACACGCTCCTTGCCGCCCTGGCCGTTATCTGGCTCGTGGCCGCCGCCGGGGCGGCCGCGATCGATTGGCCCACCCCGCTCAAGCTGGCCAAGGAGCGGCTGCAACTGGCCTATCTCGCGGCCAATGCCGTGGACAAGGATTTCCGTCCCTACGACCAGCCCGAGGCAAGCGACCCCGACGCCCAGTACCAGCAGCTCGTGGCCGATTACCGGGACCGGTTCGGGGAGCGCTTCAACATCGCCGCCGTCGAACGCCTCCATGACGACACCGTTGCCGGCATGGCCCGGGAGCGCGCCGGCATCGTCGTCTTCACGGTCGCCGCAACGGCCGTGGTCTGGTGGCTGCTTATGACCATCGGCCGATTGCTCGGCCCGGGCGACGCGGCCGGGTCGCGGAAGCAGCCGTGCCGCGGCAAGGGCTACGCCTAAGGCCGGCGGCCATGCCCGCCCCCTGTCCCTGACGCCCAAGGCCATCGCGCCGGAGCCCGAAACGCAACCGGCCCGCCGGGGATGAACCACGACGGGCCGGGAAAACCGAGCCGATGGACCGAGCCCGCCTACTTCTTCTTGCCGGAACTCAGGAAAAGCTCCTTGGCCGTGCCCGGCTCGAACTGGTAGCGGGCGGCCTTTTCCCAGAAATACTTGTCCTTGTCGTGCCCGAGCACCCAGAAGTCGAAATCCCAGTCCTCGCGGCGGTCGCCGTGTTCGTTTAGGGCCAGCCAGCCCGTCACGCCGTACATGCGCTCGCACACCCGGGGCAGCATCTGCTTGAACCGTGCGGCATCGCCGGTCCCACCCACGGCCTGGGCCGTGAAAAAGGCCGCCCAGGCCCCGTCGTAGGCGGCCAGGCTCTGGGTGTCGGGAAAAAGGTCGGCCTTGTCCTGGATGCGCTTTTCCGTCAGCGCATACACGTTGGCTCCGCCCTCGCCGTAACGCGGGCTGGCCAGGCGGACCTTCATGGCGAAGGCCGCGCTCTCCGGGTCCTTGGCGATGGGGTCGAACATGGCCGTGGCGTCGCAGCCATACCAGGGCACGGCCGCCAGTTCCGGATACTTGGAAGCGCCCTTCAGGAGGGTCACGACCTCCGGACCGCCGGCGAAATAGATCGCCACCTTGCCGTTTTTGCGCTCGCGCGAAAGCTGGCCCACCTGCTTGGCCAGATCGCCGAGGATCTCGGCGAAATCCTTGCGGTCCGGGGCGAACCGGGCCCCGGGCAAAACCTCGCCGCCAAGCTGGCGAAAGCGCGCCTTGACATGGACGACCATGTCGTCGCCGTAGCGGTCGCCCTGCCACAGCGGCACCACCGTGCCCACGCCTTCCTGGCGCATGAGGCTCGTGACCGCCTCGGCCTGATAGGTGTCCGACGGCGACAGGCGAAAGAGGTTGTCGCCCTTCTTGGACAAAAACGGCCCGGAACTGCCCTGGCTGATGAGCACCATGTTGTTTTTGTCGGCGTATTCCAGGCAGGCCTCGGCCTCGTCGTCGGAAAAGGGGCCGATGACGACCCGGATGCCCTGTCCGGCCAGGGCCTTCAGCTGCTCCACGGCCGTGGCCGGCTTGCCGCCGGTGTCTTCCAGGACGAACCGGGCCTGGCCGCCCGCGCCGCTGGTCGCCAGATAGTTGTTGATGTCGGTCTGGGCCAGCTCCAGGGCGGCCTTGGACGTCTTGCCGCGCTCGGCCAGGGGCCCGGTCAGCGGCAAAAGCGCCCCGAAGGTATACCCGCCGCCCTTCTGGGCCGCCGCCACGCCGACAAGGGCCAGCAGCGCGGCCACAGCCAGACACGCCACCGCCAGACGCCGCAGGCCGGACAAGCCGACGCGCCGTTTTCTCCCAACCCCATGCCCGTTCATATCCTCTCCTTGCCGCGACAGCGCCATGGCCGCCGCGCCGTATGTCCGCGGCCCGCGTCGAAACGCATGCCGCACTTATTGGCCCATACCCTCAACCGGGACAAAAGAAAACAGATCGCCGGCCGCCAGGCGCGCCCTTTCCAAACCAGGCCCATTGGCATACAGTACCTACGCGGCTTTGCCCGCCGCCTGTTTTGCCCCCCCATTCCCTACAAGGATTGGCCATGAACGACCCCCTAGCCTCGGAAGACGTGACGCCGAGCCCGGGCCGAGGCGCCACGTCCCCCGCAACCGGATCTCCACCAGCCATGGACCCCGCGTCCCTGTCGCCGGAAACCGTCGCCCGACTGCGTGAAGCCCTGCGCGCCAGCCAGGAAGCGCTTTCGCGCCAGGACGAGCAGTTGCGGGAGACCCGGGCCGCCCTGGCCGAAAGCCGCGACCGCTACGACAACCTCTACGAGTGCGCCCCGGTCGGCTTTCTCAGCCTGGACACGACCGGCAGCATCGTCGCGGCCAACCGCCAGGCCTCGGCCATGCTCGGCCATACGCCCGAAACCCTGCGCGGCCGCCCCTTTTCCAGATTCGTGGTCCGTGTCGACCAGCCGCTGCTGCGCGCCCTCCTCAACCGGACCAGACAGACCGGGGAACGGCAGGTCGTGGAAATACGGCTGTCGCGTCCGGACAGAACCGGCCTTTACGTGGAAGCCGTCATCACGCCCCACGGCCGGTCGTCCGACCCGGACGGGGGCCAGGGACTCCACCTCGCGCTCTCCGACCGTACCCCCCGGCGCGAATCCGAAGAAGCCCTGCGCCTGGCCGACCTCATCCTCGAAACCAGTCCCGCGTTCCTCCTGCGCTACCCCGTGTCCGACGGCGAACCCGGCCCCCTGGAATACGTCTCTGCCAACATCGCCCGCCTCGGCTTTTCCCGCGAAAAGCTGCTCAGCGGCACCGTGCTCCCCCGCGAACTCGTCCACCCGGGCGACCTGCCCCGGGTCGAGGCGACCCTGCGGGAAAACGCCGCCGCCGGCAACGACGCCTGCATCCTGGACTACCGCCTGCGGACCCGGGACGGCCAGACCCGCCACGTCACCGACCACGTCCGGCTGTTGCGCGACGCCGCCGGCCGGGTCAACGCCGCCCAGAGCCTGGTCCTCGACGTCACCGACAGCACCCTGGCCAGGCAAGACCTGGAAA
Proteins encoded in this window:
- the rnr gene encoding ribonuclease R, which encodes MTARRRKGRSPKGPGAGLDTAAILRIFRESGKPLSDKEVARSLQGTAFKFHDLRHMLENLREAGKLIRVQKGWGLLESMRLLTGVLEISRSGVGYVLPDDKRRKDIFIHPKDIGDAWHGDRVAVAVTRERKDKNHEGRVARVIERGVSTLPCRVIKRMAPDLFLCRPTDARHSMSFMVDYIPPTPEDPVPGPEDIMNVGVGEKLEYKLYSGKGLELLGAQGDVAVQERLVKLNHDIPGPFPPKTINEAEALPEAPGEADFAGRKDLRDLTFVTIDGAKARDFDDAIYVKKRGRAYTLWVAIADVSHYVPEGSALDAEALERGNSYYFPQSVEPMLPERLSNGLCSLNPNVPRLAMVAEIDFSAKGLPGRTDIYPAVIESKARLTYAQVNRALLLGDEAEREKIAAVLPMLTTAEVLARAINAVRTERGNLDFDLPEPEILFNFQGETQDIRPKVRHFGHQIVEEFMIAANEAVARFLTEKDAPVLYRVHPEPDPTKLEAFFKLLATTDLAPQLPPTPGPGDLATMLRAASGTDLDFLVSRIALRTMMQASYSPKLDGHFGLASTCYCHFTSPIRRYADLVVHRSIKNVLAGKAVPEKKLARLAKVAEHISRRERVAMEAEREILKRVTVLFLADKVGRRFTGVVSSIADFGFWVELKEVMAEGMVRLSSLSDDYYTYFPERHELIGERTGRRFRLGQPVEVELTGVDMGRLSVDLGLVEGGEAPLALPTAKRKSSRRRRK
- a CDS encoding ABC transporter substrate-binding protein, encoding MNGHGVGRKRRVGLSGLRRLAVACLAVAALLALVGVAAAQKGGGYTFGALLPLTGPLAERGKTSKAALELAQTDINNYLATSGAGGQARFVLEDTGGKPATAVEQLKALAGQGIRVVIGPFSDDEAEACLEYADKNNMVLISQGSSGPFLSKKGDNLFRLSPSDTYQAEAVTSLMRQEGVGTVVPLWQGDRYGDDMVVHVKARFRQLGGEVLPGARFAPDRKDFAEILGDLAKQVGQLSRERKNGKVAIYFAGGPEVVTLLKGASKYPELAAVPWYGCDATAMFDPIAKDPESAAFAMKVRLASPRYGEGGANVYALTEKRIQDKADLFPDTQSLAAYDGAWAAFFTAQAVGGTGDAARFKQMLPRVCERMYGVTGWLALNEHGDRREDWDFDFWVLGHDKDKYFWEKAARYQFEPGTAKELFLSSGKKK